The proteins below are encoded in one region of Hordeum vulgare subsp. vulgare chromosome 3H, MorexV3_pseudomolecules_assembly, whole genome shotgun sequence:
- the LOC123442924 gene encoding protein TWIN LOV 1 isoform X1 — protein MIARLLHPLSLVRTIGGSPRKPPASHRHRYLIISSPSPSPSHHSQRAGPASHAQRWRPADETELQPLAQSRKSQTGHAILQPCPARPTLPPPAQIFSPHPPPPAPAPRRSRHRSGAPFPAGAMEGDEPRRLAASLTARYSEWVLEELDELQGSFLLTDPAMPGHPIVYASRGLASLTGYPRRDLLGRNARLFQGAATDRAAVSGLREAVRAQRAHQVAILNYRRDGAPHWVLLHLAPVFHAADGRVLHFLAVQVPIAASPRRRPGRPAPFAACREEARGEEELPCASHVGEVFVDIDKRGMETRRRLEAEEPRIASGCDKEMALSTANSIFSTLNRYSKLTGLVVCERRCDSVGIPALSSSLNLSLGRIKQSFVLTDCHLPDMPIVYASDAFLSLTGYSREEILGCNCRFLNGPGTSAEVLEEINRHICREEACTVHLLNYRKDGSTFRDLLHVSPIRNSSGKVAFHVWVHLDESAKNDFSGLTPEVWQLGAVGAVRVAVRSLSASGSLLRPSQ, from the exons ATGATTGCACGTCTGCTGCACCCGCTCTCTCTCGTACGTACTATCGGCGGCTCCCCACGCAAACCTCCCGCATCGCATCGCCATCGCTATCTCATCATCtcatcgccatcgccatcgcCATCGCATCACAGTCAGCGCGCCGGCCCAGCCTCACACGCTCAGCGCTGGCGACCGGCCGACGAGACGGAGCTTCAGCCTCTTGCGCAGAGCCGAAAGAGCCAAACAGGGCACGCGATTTTACAACCGTGCCCCGCGCGGCCCACCCTCCCTCCACCCGCGCAGATCTTTTCTCCTCACCCCCCTccccccgcgcccgccccgcgcCGATCACGCCACCGATCCGGCGCCCCCTTCCCGGCGGGGGCGATGGAGGGGGACGAGCCGCGGCGGCTCGCGGCGTCGCTCACGGCGCGCTACTCGGAGTGGGTGCTGGAGGAGCTGGACGAGCTGCAGGGGAGCTTCCTGCTCACGGACCCGGCCATGCCGGGCCACCCCATCGTCTACGCCTCCCGGGGCCTCGCCTCGCTCACGGGCTACCCGCGCCGCGACCTGCTGGGCCGCAACGCGCGCCTCTTCCAGGGCGCCGCCACCGACCGCGCCGCCGTCTCCGGCCTGCGCGAGGCCGTGCGCGCCCAGCGCGCCCACCAGGTCGCCATCCTCAACTACCGCCGCGACGGCGCGCCGCACTGGGTGCTGCTCCACCTCGCGCCCGTCTTCCACGCCGCCGACGGCCGGGTGCTCCACTTCCTCGCCGTCCAGGTGCCcatcgccgcgtcgccgcgccgtcgcccggGGCGGCCCGCGCCGTTCGCGGCCTGCCGGGAGGAGGCCaggggggaggaggagctgcCCTGCGCCAGCCACGTAGGGGAGGTGTTTGTGGATATCGATAAGAGAG GTATGGAGACAAGAAGAA GATTGGAAGCCGAGGAACCGCGTATAGCTAGCGGTTGTGACAAAGAGATGGCTCTAAGCACAGCGAATAGTATCTTCTCTACACTGAACCGCTATAGCAAACTAACTGGTCTGGTGGTTTGTGAGAGGAGATGTGATTCTGTTGGTATCCCAGCACTCAGCTCTTCCTTAAATCTCTCTCTCGGTAGAATCAAACAGAGCTTTGTATT AACTGACTGCCATTTGCCTGACATGCCGATAGTCTACGCTAGTGATGCCTTTCTATCATTAACAG GTTACTCAAGAGAAGAAATATTGGGCTGTAACTGCAGATTCTTAAATGGTCCAGGTACTAGTGCGGAGGTTTTAGAGGAG ATAAATCGGCATATCTGTCGCGAGGAGGCTTGCACAGTGCATTTACTAAATTACAG GAAAGATGGAAGTACATTCCGTGATCTGCTACATGTGTCTCCTATCCGAAATTCATCGGGCAAG GTCGCATTTCATGTGTGGGTTCACCTTGACGAGAGCGCGAAGAATGATTTTAGTGGGTTGACCCCTGAGGTATGGCAGCtcggtgctgttggtgctgtaagAGTTGCAGTTAGAAGCCTGTCTGCGTCAGGTAGCCTGTTGAGACCATCCCAATAG
- the LOC123442924 gene encoding protein TWIN LOV 1 isoform X2: protein MIARLLHPLSLVRTIGGSPRKPPASHRHRYLIISSPSPSPSHHSQRAGPASHAQRWRPADETELQPLAQSRKSQTGHAILQPCPARPTLPPPAQIFSPHPPPPAPAPRRSRHRSGAPFPAGAMEGDEPRRLAASLTARYSEWVLEELDELQGSFLLTDPAMPGHPIVYASRGLASLTGYPRRDLLGRNARLFQGAATDRAAVSGLREAVRAQRAHQVAILNYRRDGAPHWVLLHLAPVFHAADGRVLHFLAVQVPIAASPRRRPGRPAPFAACREEARGEEELPCASHVGEVFVDIDKRGLEAEEPRIASGCDKEMALSTANSIFSTLNRYSKLTGLVVCERRCDSVGIPALSSSLNLSLGRIKQSFVLTDCHLPDMPIVYASDAFLSLTGYSREEILGCNCRFLNGPGTSAEVLEEINRHICREEACTVHLLNYRKDGSTFRDLLHVSPIRNSSGKVAFHVWVHLDESAKNDFSGLTPEVWQLGAVGAVRVAVRSLSASGSLLRPSQ, encoded by the exons ATGATTGCACGTCTGCTGCACCCGCTCTCTCTCGTACGTACTATCGGCGGCTCCCCACGCAAACCTCCCGCATCGCATCGCCATCGCTATCTCATCATCtcatcgccatcgccatcgcCATCGCATCACAGTCAGCGCGCCGGCCCAGCCTCACACGCTCAGCGCTGGCGACCGGCCGACGAGACGGAGCTTCAGCCTCTTGCGCAGAGCCGAAAGAGCCAAACAGGGCACGCGATTTTACAACCGTGCCCCGCGCGGCCCACCCTCCCTCCACCCGCGCAGATCTTTTCTCCTCACCCCCCTccccccgcgcccgccccgcgcCGATCACGCCACCGATCCGGCGCCCCCTTCCCGGCGGGGGCGATGGAGGGGGACGAGCCGCGGCGGCTCGCGGCGTCGCTCACGGCGCGCTACTCGGAGTGGGTGCTGGAGGAGCTGGACGAGCTGCAGGGGAGCTTCCTGCTCACGGACCCGGCCATGCCGGGCCACCCCATCGTCTACGCCTCCCGGGGCCTCGCCTCGCTCACGGGCTACCCGCGCCGCGACCTGCTGGGCCGCAACGCGCGCCTCTTCCAGGGCGCCGCCACCGACCGCGCCGCCGTCTCCGGCCTGCGCGAGGCCGTGCGCGCCCAGCGCGCCCACCAGGTCGCCATCCTCAACTACCGCCGCGACGGCGCGCCGCACTGGGTGCTGCTCCACCTCGCGCCCGTCTTCCACGCCGCCGACGGCCGGGTGCTCCACTTCCTCGCCGTCCAGGTGCCcatcgccgcgtcgccgcgccgtcgcccggGGCGGCCCGCGCCGTTCGCGGCCTGCCGGGAGGAGGCCaggggggaggaggagctgcCCTGCGCCAGCCACGTAGGGGAGGTGTTTGTGGATATCGATAAGAGAG GATTGGAAGCCGAGGAACCGCGTATAGCTAGCGGTTGTGACAAAGAGATGGCTCTAAGCACAGCGAATAGTATCTTCTCTACACTGAACCGCTATAGCAAACTAACTGGTCTGGTGGTTTGTGAGAGGAGATGTGATTCTGTTGGTATCCCAGCACTCAGCTCTTCCTTAAATCTCTCTCTCGGTAGAATCAAACAGAGCTTTGTATT AACTGACTGCCATTTGCCTGACATGCCGATAGTCTACGCTAGTGATGCCTTTCTATCATTAACAG GTTACTCAAGAGAAGAAATATTGGGCTGTAACTGCAGATTCTTAAATGGTCCAGGTACTAGTGCGGAGGTTTTAGAGGAG ATAAATCGGCATATCTGTCGCGAGGAGGCTTGCACAGTGCATTTACTAAATTACAG GAAAGATGGAAGTACATTCCGTGATCTGCTACATGTGTCTCCTATCCGAAATTCATCGGGCAAG GTCGCATTTCATGTGTGGGTTCACCTTGACGAGAGCGCGAAGAATGATTTTAGTGGGTTGACCCCTGAGGTATGGCAGCtcggtgctgttggtgctgtaagAGTTGCAGTTAGAAGCCTGTCTGCGTCAGGTAGCCTGTTGAGACCATCCCAATAG